TTCCATCAACTGCTCGGTGAGGGCTGCTACCGCCTCAAAAGTGAGGTCGTTTTGGATTTCATAAGGAAATTTTCCGATAGGCTCTGTGAGGAGCAGGTCCGTCTTTTTGAATTTGTCAAAAACCTTTTTTCCAAGGGGCAACACATGTACCTGTTCACCTCGTTGGCGGTGTTCTTCTACCGACACGTTGGTTTGCTTGATAACCTGGTTGTTGAAGCCTCCACACAGCCCGCGGTTCGAAGAGATGACCACATAGAGTACATTCTTAAGCTCGCGCTGAGCAGAATATACCCCTTCACCGGCATCCATGGCGCTGCTCACATTTTGCATTATCATTTGCAGTTTACCTGCGTAAGGGCGCATCTGGATTACCTTGTCCTGGGCACGCTTAAGTTTTGCCGCCGACACCATTTTCATGGCCGCGGTAATTTGCATCGTGCTGTTTACCGAGGTAATTCTACTGCGTATTTCCTTGAGGTTAGCCATGTGAATTGGAATTGGGGCTTAGTACATGCTGGCCACTTCGGCAGCAACTTTCTCGAGGGTTGAGGTAATCTCATCGGTGAGTTTACCGGCTTTGAGATCGTTGAGGATGTTGCGGTGCTTCGATTCCATCAGAGAGAGGAAACGCTCTTCAAAATCTTTCACCTTGTTCACAGGAACTTTTTTGAGAAGCCCCTTGGTACCGCAGTAGATAATCGCAATCTGATTCTCTACAGTCATCGGTGAGTTTTGCTTCTGCTTGAGGATTTCCACGTTCTTGGAACCTTTGTCGAGTACGGCCATGGTAGCAGCATCGAGGTCTGAACCAAATTTGGAGAACGCCTCCAGCTCCCGGTACTGAGCCTGGTCGAGCTTTAGTGTTCCTGCAACCTTTTTCATGGACTTGATCTGCGCGCTTCCTCCTACACGCGATACGGAGATACCTACGTTAATCGCTGGACGCACCCCTGAGTTAAAGAGGTTTGCTTCGAGGAAAATCTGACCATCGGTAATCGAAATCACGTTGGTAGGGATGTAGGCAGAAACGTCACCGGCCTGGGTTTCAATAATGGGAAGTGCGGTAAGTGACCCCCCTCCTTTCACCTTGCCTTTGAGTGACTCGGGCAGGTCGTTCATCTGAGCTGCGATTTCGTCGGAGTCGTTGAGTTTGGCAGCGCGCTCCAGCAGACGGCTGTGAAGGTAGAATACGTCGCCGGGGTATGCC
Above is a window of Cryomorphaceae bacterium DNA encoding:
- the atpG gene encoding ATP synthase F1 subunit gamma, giving the protein MANLKEIRSRITSVNSTMQITAAMKMVSAAKLKRAQDKVIQMRPYAGKLQMIMQNVSSAMDAGEGVYSAQRELKNVLYVVISSNRGLCGGFNNQVIKQTNVSVEEHRQRGEQVHVLPLGKKVFDKFKKTDLLLTEPIGKFPYEIQNDLTFEAVAALTEQLMELFRNGTYDKIMLVYNSFKNAAVQVCMNEQFLPIVPPVQEGGAEMGNIDYIFEPNKEEIITTLIPQSLKTQMFKALLDSTAAEHGARMTAMHKATDNASELSKSLKLTYNKARQAAITAEILEIVGGAEALNN